In Geminocystis sp. NIES-3709, a single genomic region encodes these proteins:
- a CDS encoding L,D-transpeptidase, with the protein MKSNPLDCFLGKKSLLSLITLGFCLTSVSSSFASESTKTSTNELLQVDLPSLPPLKNANAYLYLPDEVINIKVVLRLGAKQVQVYEQDQLVASYPVAVGKKGWETPQGQFQIIQMIENPSWENPWTGKISPPGPNNPLGERWIGFWSDDKNFIGFHGTSGEHLIGQAVSHGCVRMKNSDIKELFKLVSLGIPVTVVK; encoded by the coding sequence ATGAAATCGAATCCTCTTGATTGTTTTCTGGGCAAAAAATCCCTTCTTTCCCTTATTACATTGGGTTTTTGTCTAACCAGTGTATCTTCCAGTTTCGCTTCTGAATCTACTAAGACATCAACAAATGAACTACTACAAGTAGATTTACCTTCCTTGCCTCCCTTAAAAAACGCTAATGCTTACCTATATCTTCCTGATGAAGTAATCAATATTAAAGTTGTGCTGCGACTAGGAGCAAAACAAGTTCAAGTTTATGAACAAGATCAATTAGTTGCCAGTTACCCTGTCGCTGTTGGGAAAAAAGGTTGGGAAACTCCTCAAGGTCAATTTCAAATTATTCAGATGATCGAAAATCCCTCTTGGGAAAATCCTTGGACAGGTAAAATATCTCCTCCTGGCCCTAATAATCCTTTAGGAGAAAGGTGGATAGGGTTTTGGAGTGACGATAAAAATTTTATCGGTTTTCATGGCACTTCAGGAGAACATTTGATCGGTCAAGCTGTATCTCATGGTTGCGTAAGAATGAAAAACAGTGACATTAAAGAACTTTTTAAATTAGTCTCTTTGGGTATTCCCGTCACAGTTGTTAAATAA
- the acsF gene encoding magnesium-protoporphyrin IX monomethyl ester (oxidative) cyclase yields the protein MTVTTIKPIKKTAVKETLLTPRFYTTDFEAMANMDLSSQEEELKAMIAEMKNDYNRNHFVRDEDFEKDWSNIDETTRTAFVDFLERSCTSEFSGFILFKELSRQLKDRNPLLAEIFHLMARDEARHAGFINKAMSDFNISLDLGYLTKHRVYTFFKPEWIIYAVYLSEKIGYWRYILMYRHLERNPQYQFYPIFKKFEHWCQDESRHGDIFNALLRSQSSMWKGWKAKLWSRFFLLSVFATHTLTVHERADFYESVGLDAREYDRAVTKNTNNTSAKAFPVILDTEHPEFFSRLERCSDYNLQLSNISESTAPSIIKFLQKLPLQIAIFWNLICLYLIKPIETEELRGIAR from the coding sequence ATGACTGTAACAACTATCAAACCGATTAAGAAAACCGCCGTCAAAGAAACCCTTTTAACCCCAAGATTTTATACAACAGATTTTGAAGCGATGGCAAATATGGATTTATCTAGTCAGGAAGAAGAATTGAAAGCGATGATTGCGGAAATGAAGAATGACTATAATCGTAATCACTTTGTTAGAGATGAAGATTTTGAAAAAGATTGGAGCAATATTGACGAAACGACTCGTACAGCTTTTGTTGACTTTTTAGAAAGATCTTGTACTTCAGAGTTTTCGGGTTTTATTCTCTTTAAGGAATTATCTCGTCAATTGAAAGATCGTAATCCTTTATTAGCGGAGATTTTTCATTTAATGGCAAGGGATGAGGCTCGTCACGCTGGTTTTATTAACAAGGCAATGAGTGATTTTAATATTTCTCTTGATTTAGGTTATCTAACTAAACATAGAGTTTATACTTTCTTCAAACCAGAATGGATTATTTATGCTGTTTATCTTTCAGAAAAAATAGGTTATTGGCGCTATATTCTTATGTATCGTCACTTAGAACGCAATCCTCAATACCAATTTTATCCCATTTTCAAAAAGTTTGAGCATTGGTGTCAAGATGAAAGTCGTCACGGAGATATTTTTAATGCACTACTTCGATCGCAATCTTCTATGTGGAAGGGATGGAAAGCAAAATTATGGTCAAGATTCTTCTTATTGTCTGTTTTTGCTACCCATACTTTAACAGTTCATGAAAGAGCCGATTTTTACGAATCTGTGGGTTTAGATGCAAGAGAGTACGATCGAGCCGTTACCAAAAATACTAATAACACATCAGCTAAAGCCTTTCCTGTTATCTTGGACACCGAACACCCCGAGTTTTTCTCTCGTTTGGAAAGATGTTCCGACTATAACCTACAATTATCAAATATAAGCGAAAGTACAGCACCTTCGATCATTAAATTTTTGCAAAAATTGCCTCTACAAATTGCAATATTCTGGAACTTAATTTGTTTGTATCTAATCAAACCGATCGAAACAGAAGAATTAAGAGGAATTGCCCGTTAA
- the hemF gene encoding oxygen-dependent coproporphyrinogen oxidase translates to MTVLTQEKIGIQNNLLPSNSRKKAREFVKTLQDKICQGLEAVDGKAKFHEDNWQREEGGGGRTRVIRDGDVFEQGGVNFSEVWGDTLPPSILVQRPEAAGHGFYATGTSMVLHPKNPYVPTVHLNYRYFEAGSVWWFGGGADLTPYYGFEEDAIHFHQTLKQACDKHNPEYYPTFKRWCDEYFYLKHRQEARGIGGIFFDYLDDRGILYGGSDHTGLAHQYSEKVGRVSHSWEDLFNFAQSCGDAFLPSYIPIVERRNNIEYGDRERQFQLYRRGRYVEFNLVYDRGTIFGLQTNGRTESILMSLPPLTRWEYGYTPSEGSPEAKLTEYFLQPQEWAKINEK, encoded by the coding sequence ATGACGGTATTAACTCAAGAAAAAATAGGAATCCAAAACAATTTACTCCCTAGTAATTCCAGAAAAAAAGCCAGAGAATTTGTTAAAACATTACAGGATAAAATTTGTCAAGGCTTAGAAGCAGTAGATGGAAAAGCTAAATTTCATGAAGACAATTGGCAAAGAGAAGAAGGTGGGGGAGGACGCACAAGAGTAATTCGTGATGGTGACGTTTTTGAACAAGGAGGTGTTAACTTTTCTGAAGTTTGGGGAGATACTTTACCACCTTCCATTTTAGTACAACGTCCCGAGGCCGCAGGTCATGGTTTTTACGCTACGGGTACATCTATGGTATTACACCCTAAAAATCCCTATGTACCTACTGTACACCTCAATTATCGTTACTTTGAAGCAGGTTCTGTATGGTGGTTTGGCGGTGGTGCAGATTTAACTCCTTACTATGGTTTTGAAGAAGATGCAATTCATTTTCATCAAACTTTAAAACAAGCCTGTGACAAGCATAATCCTGAATATTACCCTACTTTTAAACGTTGGTGTGATGAATATTTTTACTTAAAACATCGTCAGGAAGCTAGAGGTATTGGTGGTATTTTCTTTGATTATTTAGACGATCGAGGTATCCTTTATGGCGGTTCAGATCATACTGGTTTAGCTCATCAGTATAGCGAAAAAGTGGGTCGTGTGTCTCATTCGTGGGAAGATTTATTTAATTTTGCTCAAAGTTGTGGTGATGCCTTTTTACCTTCTTATATTCCTATTGTCGAACGTCGTAATAACATAGAATATGGAGACAGAGAACGACAGTTTCAATTATATCGCCGAGGACGTTATGTAGAATTTAATTTAGTGTACGATCGAGGTACTATTTTTGGATTGCAAACGAATGGACGTACAGAGTCTATTTTAATGTCTTTACCACCTCTTACTCGTTGGGAATATGGTTATACTCCATCAGAGGGAAGCCCAGAAGCAAAATTGACAGAGTATTTCTTACAACCCCAAGAATGGGCAAAAATTAACGAAAAATGA
- a CDS encoding NINE protein: MASKITDLLNQPKKKTLAIILALIGSFTPLVGLHKFYLGQPLWGVIYFLLSWQSPIARIACAIDVVLYLTQNFDLLNLGFNSITETTPQITGNPQQVTEIATAIRELEKLRQEGLISEYEFEQKRRQLLS; the protein is encoded by the coding sequence ATGGCATCTAAAATTACTGACTTGTTGAATCAACCAAAAAAAAAGACATTGGCAATTATTTTGGCTTTAATTGGTAGTTTCACTCCTTTAGTTGGCTTACACAAATTTTATCTAGGACAACCCCTATGGGGAGTAATTTATTTTTTGCTTAGTTGGCAAAGTCCGATAGCTCGTATTGCTTGTGCGATCGATGTTGTATTGTATTTAACCCAAAACTTTGATTTATTGAATCTAGGATTTAACTCCATAACAGAAACAACACCCCAAATAACAGGGAATCCCCAACAGGTAACAGAAATTGCTACAGCTATCAGGGAATTAGAAAAATTGCGTCAAGAGGGTTTAATTTCTGAGTATGAATTTGAACAAAAACGTCGTCAATTATTGAGCTGA
- a CDS encoding DUF1825 family protein: MGFFDSEVVQQEAKQLFEDYQSLTKLGSEFGKFDREGKKIFIDKMENMMERYRIFMKRFELSEDFMARMTIEQLKTQLNQFGTTPEQMFQQMHLTLERMKQDI; encoded by the coding sequence ATGGGATTTTTTGATTCAGAAGTCGTACAACAAGAAGCTAAACAGTTATTTGAAGATTATCAATCATTAACAAAATTAGGTAGTGAATTTGGTAAGTTCGATCGAGAAGGTAAAAAAATCTTTATCGATAAAATGGAAAATATGATGGAACGTTATCGTATTTTTATGAAAAGATTTGAACTGTCAGAAGATTTTATGGCTAGAATGACGATCGAACAGCTAAAAACCCAATTAAATCAATTTGGTACAACCCCCGAACAAATGTTTCAACAAATGCACTTAACCTTAGAGAGAATGAAACAAGACATTTAG
- a CDS encoding DUF760 domain-containing protein → MNYRSNQNNKFFNQSEGDNNFLEYLQSLSPDTINQLSKPQSQEVFQVMERNIMGMLGNLPSEHFGVMVSTNRENLGRLLASAMMSGYFLRNAEQRMDFEKALSAGDNYHEYPDSSYHEES, encoded by the coding sequence GTGAATTACAGATCCAACCAAAATAATAAGTTTTTTAATCAGTCTGAAGGGGATAATAATTTTTTAGAATATCTGCAATCTTTAAGTCCAGATACTATTAATCAACTTTCTAAACCTCAATCTCAGGAGGTGTTTCAAGTAATGGAACGTAATATTATGGGGATGTTGGGTAATTTACCTTCGGAACATTTTGGAGTGATGGTTAGTACTAATAGAGAAAATTTGGGACGTTTATTAGCTTCTGCCATGATGAGTGGTTATTTCTTGAGAAACGCAGAACAAAGAATGGATTTTGAAAAGGCTTTATCCGCTGGCGATAATTACCACGAATACCCAGATTCTTCTTATCATGAGGAAAGTTAA
- a CDS encoding GNAT family N-acetyltransferase, which yields MFRLAVETDFEILRIIYRDTVQKLAPSLYSPDQVIAWSSSPDNIPKFYNFIFNANTYLLEEKGKIIGFCGLKSDGHITSFYIHPDFTRQGYGTQLLTYVVEKGITQGILRFYTEASFFSEPVFSRCGFSIVGMETVKYGDVSFDRYKMEKVT from the coding sequence ATGTTTCGTTTAGCTGTAGAAACTGATTTTGAGATTTTAAGAATAATCTATCGTGATACTGTCCAAAAATTAGCTCCTAGTTTATATTCTCCAGATCAAGTTATAGCTTGGTCATCTTCCCCTGATAATATTCCTAAGTTTTATAATTTTATTTTTAATGCTAATACTTATTTACTAGAAGAAAAAGGGAAAATAATCGGTTTTTGTGGTTTAAAATCTGATGGACACATTACCTCATTTTATATTCATCCGGATTTTACTCGTCAAGGTTATGGTACTCAATTATTAACTTATGTGGTAGAAAAAGGCATAACCCAAGGAATTTTAAGATTCTACACAGAGGCAAGTTTTTTTTCTGAACCTGTTTTTTCCCGTTGTGGTTTTAGTATTGTGGGAATGGAGACAGTGAAATATGGAGATGTTTCTTTCGATCGATATAAAATGGAGAAAGTAACTTAA
- a CDS encoding rhomboid family intramembrane serine protease: MSESSFKAFTEELKNQFSIIGTFIAILWIVEIVDQYFFNARLDYFGIIPRTVVGLRGIILAPFLHADFTHLIANTLPFAVLGWLVMLQNTKDFYTVTLYSIVVSGLGVWLFANPNSITVGASGVIFGYLGFLLLRGYFQKNTPSIALSLIVVFLYGGMIWGVLPSNPHVSWLGHLFGFIGGIFAAKEISGK; the protein is encoded by the coding sequence ATGAGTGAAAGTAGTTTTAAAGCATTCACCGAAGAGTTAAAAAACCAGTTTTCAATTATTGGTACTTTTATCGCTATTCTTTGGATTGTAGAAATTGTTGATCAATATTTTTTCAATGCCCGTCTCGATTATTTTGGTATAATTCCCAGAACAGTAGTCGGTTTAAGAGGTATAATTCTAGCACCCTTTCTTCATGCAGATTTTACTCATCTTATTGCTAATACTCTTCCTTTTGCTGTATTAGGATGGTTGGTGATGTTGCAAAACACCAAAGATTTTTATACAGTAACTTTATATTCGATCGTTGTAAGTGGTTTAGGTGTATGGTTATTTGCTAATCCCAATTCTATTACTGTTGGTGCTAGTGGTGTAATTTTTGGGTATTTAGGTTTTTTGTTACTGAGAGGTTATTTTCAAAAAAATACTCCCTCGATCGCGCTATCCTTAATAGTTGTGTTTCTCTATGGTGGCATGATTTGGGGGGTATTGCCTTCTAATCCTCATGTCTCATGGTTGGGGCATTTATTCGGTTTTATCGGTGGAATCTTCGCCGCTAAAGAGATTTCGGGAAAATAA
- the ribE gene encoding riboflavin synthase yields MFTGLIQGIGNIKALGNDLFAIDIDKNAQDSICTDLAIGDSVAVDGICLTVEKIVSGGFVATASPETLQRTTLSESTKKNRKVNLETSLRVGSKIGGHFVSGHVDGIGCLLESVNSQKAWEMTFFAPSHLENQWNSYISPYIVSKASIAVNGISLTIAECERDGKWFKVAVIPHTYAQTNLSLLKSGDEVNLESDILGKYVDRLISHRLDKKSPQENITLDFLLENGYSNFI; encoded by the coding sequence GTGTTTACAGGATTAATACAGGGAATTGGTAATATCAAGGCTTTGGGGAATGATTTATTCGCCATTGACATCGATAAAAATGCTCAAGATTCAATTTGTACAGATTTAGCTATCGGTGATAGTGTTGCTGTTGATGGTATTTGTTTAACCGTGGAAAAAATTGTTTCTGGAGGTTTTGTAGCTACGGCATCTCCTGAAACCTTACAACGTACTACTTTAAGTGAAAGTACTAAAAAAAATAGAAAAGTCAACCTCGAAACTTCTTTGCGGGTAGGTAGTAAAATAGGAGGACATTTTGTTAGTGGTCATGTGGATGGTATTGGTTGTTTATTAGAATCCGTAAATAGTCAAAAAGCGTGGGAAATGACTTTTTTTGCCCCTTCACACCTTGAAAATCAATGGAATAGTTATATTTCACCTTACATTGTTTCTAAGGCTAGTATTGCGGTTAATGGTATTAGTTTAACTATTGCGGAATGCGAGCGAGACGGAAAATGGTTTAAAGTAGCTGTTATCCCTCATACCTACGCACAAACAAATCTATCCTTACTAAAATCAGGAGATGAAGTTAACTTAGAAAGTGACATATTAGGAAAATATGTGGACAGATTAATTAGTCATCGTCTTGATAAAAAGTCCCCTCAAGAAAATATAACCTTAGATTTTTTGTTAGAAAATGGGTATAGCAATTTTATCTAA
- a CDS encoding ABC transporter ATP-binding protein has product MTSLSIEPMEQQNRSRLSDSILMANNLSKSFGGLKAVNNASIEVKYNSITGLIGPNGAGKSTLFNLLSNFLKADTGKVLFDGKPIENLNPHQIARQGFIRTFQVARVLSRLTVLENMLLGRQNQTGENLLSVIVNQGKIRQEEKENRAKAMNILESVGLAEKAYDYAGALSGGQRKLLEMARTLMTNPKLILLDEPAAGVNPTLINQICEHIVNWNQQGISFLIIEHNMDMIMSLCSHVWVLAEGTNLADGTPDKIQSDERVLEAYLGG; this is encoded by the coding sequence ATGACTTCTCTTAGTATAGAACCGATGGAGCAACAAAATCGATCGAGATTATCTGACTCTATTCTCATGGCTAACAATCTATCCAAGAGTTTTGGAGGCTTAAAAGCGGTGAACAATGCCAGTATAGAAGTAAAATATAACAGTATAACGGGCTTAATAGGTCCGAATGGTGCAGGAAAAAGTACCCTATTCAATTTATTATCTAATTTTTTAAAAGCTGACACAGGAAAAGTTTTATTTGACGGCAAACCGATTGAAAACTTAAATCCTCATCAAATAGCTAGACAGGGTTTTATTCGCACATTCCAAGTAGCTAGAGTATTATCCCGTTTAACCGTGTTAGAAAATATGTTGCTTGGCAGACAAAATCAAACAGGTGAAAATTTATTATCCGTAATAGTGAATCAGGGTAAAATCCGCCAAGAGGAAAAAGAAAATCGAGCTAAAGCTATGAACATATTAGAATCCGTAGGATTAGCAGAAAAAGCCTATGATTATGCCGGTGCATTATCAGGAGGACAACGAAAACTCTTAGAAATGGCAAGAACTTTAATGACGAATCCTAAATTAATTTTACTGGATGAGCCGGCCGCAGGAGTTAATCCGACACTTATTAATCAAATTTGCGAACATATCGTCAATTGGAATCAACAGGGAATTTCTTTTCTCATCATTGAACATAATATGGATATGATCATGTCTCTTTGTAGTCATGTTTGGGTACTTGCAGAAGGAACTAATTTAGCTGATGGTACTCCTGATAAAATACAAAGTGATGAAAGGGTTTTAGAGGCTTATTTAGGGGGATAA